In a single window of the Thermococcus stetteri genome:
- a CDS encoding lysine exporter LysO family protein — MRFLYLVLGSLVVGLLVGHFFSPDFGNAYEVMLDILILLIGIDLGMSISVEELKKLGKKSLILPTGTILGSLLGGTVGALMLGIDLKWGLAIGAGCGWYSITGPLIAQYSAIYGAIGFLGNLLREILTIILYPVVIKWIPPEKAVVIGGATTMDTTLPIITKFGGRESGLTAFVHGFILTAVVPFVVSFILSL; from the coding sequence TTGAGGTTTCTCTACCTTGTGCTGGGCTCGCTCGTGGTCGGGCTACTAGTCGGGCATTTCTTCAGCCCCGATTTTGGAAACGCCTACGAGGTTATGCTTGACATACTCATACTCCTCATAGGGATTGATCTCGGAATGAGCATCAGCGTTGAAGAGCTGAAAAAACTCGGAAAGAAGTCCCTTATCCTGCCAACGGGGACAATCCTGGGCTCTCTCCTTGGGGGAACTGTCGGGGCGTTGATGCTCGGGATAGACCTGAAGTGGGGGCTTGCAATAGGAGCTGGGTGCGGATGGTACTCGATAACTGGCCCGCTGATAGCACAGTACTCGGCAATCTACGGTGCTATAGGGTTTTTGGGCAACCTGCTGAGAGAAATCCTTACGATCATTTTATACCCGGTTGTTATAAAGTGGATACCTCCAGAGAAGGCCGTCGTCATAGGTGGGGCAACGACCATGGACACGACTCTGCCGATAATAACAAAATTCGGGGGAAGGGAATCTGGATTAACGGCCTTCGTCCACGGCTTTATTCTTACAGCGGTAGTCCCGTTCGTGGTGTCGTTTATCCTGAGCCTTTGA
- a CDS encoding 50S ribosomal protein L44e, which yields MKYPKQIRTYCPFCKRHTIHKVEKVKKKPRSELSAGQRRFRRKLKGYTGFPRPNPAGREKPVKKLDLRFRCTVCGKAHTRGQGFRVKKFELVEV from the coding sequence ATGAAGTACCCGAAGCAGATAAGGACGTACTGCCCGTTTTGTAAGAGACACACCATTCACAAGGTCGAGAAGGTCAAGAAGAAGCCGAGGAGCGAGCTGAGCGCGGGCCAGAGGAGGTTCAGGAGAAAGCTCAAGGGTTACACCGGTTTCCCGAGGCCGAACCCGGCCGGAAGGGAGAAGCCGGTCAAGAAGCTCGACCTCAGGTTCCGCTGCACCGTTTGCGGAAAGGCCCACACCAGGGGACAGGGCTTCCGTGTGAAGAAGTTCGAGCTGGTGGAGGTGTGA
- a CDS encoding 30S ribosomal protein S27e codes for MALPKNLIPMPRSRFLRVKCIDCGNEQIVFSHPATPVRCLVCGATLVEPTGGKGIIKAKVLEVLE; via the coding sequence ATGGCTCTCCCGAAGAACCTCATTCCGATGCCGAGGAGCAGGTTCCTCCGCGTCAAGTGCATTGACTGCGGCAACGAACAGATAGTCTTCAGCCACCCGGCCACTCCCGTTAGGTGCCTGGTCTGCGGCGCCACGCTCGTCGAACCGACCGGCGGAAAGGGCATCATCAAGGCCAAGGTTCTCGAGGTTCTTGAGTGA